The Ahaetulla prasina isolate Xishuangbanna chromosome 3, ASM2864084v1, whole genome shotgun sequence genome window below encodes:
- the MAPK15 gene encoding mitogen-activated protein kinase 15 isoform X1, with protein sequence MSGVPAEVEEPVARRYEIKRRLGKGAYGIVWKATERRTGDSVAVKKIFDAFRNRTDAQRTFREILFLQEFGGHPNIIQLLNVIRAQNDKDIYLVFESMETDLHAVIKKGNLLKDIHKCYILYQLLKATKFIHSGNVIHRDQKPSNILLDRDCFVKLCDFGLARSLGQIEKDEGNPALTEYVATRWYRAPEILLASKCYTKGVDMWSIGCILGEMLLGKPLFPGTSTVNQIEQILRVIPPPSPEDLEAFHSDYRASVINHVSCQPQLSLEELMPASTPAQALDLLKRLLVFNPEKRLTAEEALEHPYVQRFHCAAKEPALDYSVTLPLADDVQLSVAEYRNRVYELILEWKASSQAQKQLLQGVPLPSGSTDASSPLRAHCPMKGGTQPLPSYGSPPPLVAASQRRANESRNPCPKPKFSSTICSPTVNAAAQNFLPAGNVAMGPPPSRLRQYRRAADTSAIWDVPKGPGAKSQAASPFKPLSLLSQAQEAALNQHLMRKGGVPSRAATGLNPQNPESRGREAHFFLKPCKKMFQVTANVGIAGDPKAHLGSYSQSYGTICKSALQNLPVSHPVLALSPQQL encoded by the exons ATGAGCGGGGTGCCGGCCGAGGTGGAGGAGCCGGTGGCGCGGCGCTACGAGATCAAGCGGCGGCTGGGCAAGGGG GCCTACGGGATCGTGTGGAAGGCGACGGAGCGCCGGACAGGGGACAGCGTGGCGGTTAAGAAGATCTTCGACGCCTTCCGCAACCGGACCGACGCCCAG AGGACCTTCCGGGAGATCCTGTTCCTCCAG GAATTTGGAGGGCATCCGAACATCATTCAGCTCCTGAATGTCATCCGGGCTCAGAATGACAAGGACATTTATCTGGTTTTCGAATCCATGG AGACAGACTTGCATGCAGTGATCAAGAAGGGAAATTTACTGAAAGATATTCATAAGTGCTACATCCTGTACCAGCTCTTGAAAGCCACCAAATTTATCCACTCGGGAAATGTTATTCACAGGGACCAGAag CCTTCCAACATCTTGCTGGACAGGGACTGCTTTGTGAAGTTGTGTGATTTTGGACTGGCTCGTTCCCTGGGCCAGATTGAAAAAGATGAAGGCAACCCTGCACTTACTGAGTATGTTGCTACTCGCTGGTACCGAGCCCCTGAGATCCTGCTTGCATCAAAATG TTATACCAAGGGGGTGGACATGTGGAGCATCGGCTGCATCTTGGGAGAGATGCTCCTGGGGAAGCCTCTGTTCCCAGGAACGTCCACCGTCAACCAGATAGAGCAGATCCTGCGTGTTATTCCTCCCCCCAGCCCAGAAG atTTGGAGGCCTTTCATTCTGACTACCGAGCCTCAGTTATCAACCATGTGAGCTGCCA GCCCCAGCTGTCCCTGGAGGAGCTCATGCCTGCCTCCACCCCTGCCCAGGCCCTGGATCTTCTGAAACGGCTCTTGGTATTTAACCCCGAGAAGCGGCTAACGGCAGAGGAGGCGCTGGAGCACCCCTATGTGCAGAG GTTCCACTGTGCTGCCAAAGAGCCTGCTCTCGACTACAGTGTGACCCTCCCTCTGGCTGATGATGTGCAGCTCTCCGTGGCTGAGTATCGCAATCGAGTTTATGAG tTAATCTTGGAATGGAAGGCCAGTAGTCAAGCTCAGAAGCAGCTCCTTCAGGGAGTTCCTCTTCCGTCTGGTTCCACAGATGCCAGTTCCCCTCTCAGAGCCCACTGTCCGATGAAGGGAGGGACACAGCCTCTTCCATCCTATGGGTCTCCTCCACCTCTTGTGGCAGCTTCCCAGCGGAGAGCAAATGAGTCAAGGAACCCTTGCCCAAAGCCAAAGTTCAGCTCCACAATCTGCAGTCCTACTGTTAATGCAGCTGCCCAAA ATTTCCTGCCTGCTGGCAACGTGGCGATGGGTCCGCCTCCCTCCCGCCTTCGGCAGTATCGGAGAGCAGCGGACACCTCCGCTATTTGGGAC GTGCCGAAGGGGCCGGGGGCAAAAAGCCAGGCTGCGTCCCCCTTCAAGCCTCTTTCGTTACTCAGCCAGGCTCAGGAAGCAGCCCTCAACCAGCATCTGATGAGGAAGGGAGGCGTTCCCAGCAGGGCTGCCACAGGGCTG AATCCACAGAACCCTGAATCCCGTGGCAGGGAAGCTCATTTCTTTCTGAAGCCATGCAAGAAAATGTTCCAGGTTACAGCAAACGTCGGAATAGCTGGTGACCCCAAGGCCCACCTGGGCAGCTACTCCCAGTCCTATGGGACCATCTGCAAGTCTGCCCTCCAGAATCTGCCTGTTTCTCACCCAGTGCTTGCCCTCAGCCCCCAGCAGCTCTGA
- the MAPK15 gene encoding mitogen-activated protein kinase 15 isoform X2 — translation METDLHAVIKKGNLLKDIHKCYILYQLLKATKFIHSGNVIHRDQKPSNILLDRDCFVKLCDFGLARSLGQIEKDEGNPALTEYVATRWYRAPEILLASKCYTKGVDMWSIGCILGEMLLGKPLFPGTSTVNQIEQILRVIPPPSPEDLEAFHSDYRASVINHVSCQPQLSLEELMPASTPAQALDLLKRLLVFNPEKRLTAEEALEHPYVQRFHCAAKEPALDYSVTLPLADDVQLSVAEYRNRVYELILEWKASSQAQKQLLQGVPLPSGSTDASSPLRAHCPMKGGTQPLPSYGSPPPLVAASQRRANESRNPCPKPKFSSTICSPTVNAAAQNFLPAGNVAMGPPPSRLRQYRRAADTSAIWDVPKGPGAKSQAASPFKPLSLLSQAQEAALNQHLMRKGGVPSRAATGLNPQNPESRGREAHFFLKPCKKMFQVTANVGIAGDPKAHLGSYSQSYGTICKSALQNLPVSHPVLALSPQQL, via the exons ATGG AGACAGACTTGCATGCAGTGATCAAGAAGGGAAATTTACTGAAAGATATTCATAAGTGCTACATCCTGTACCAGCTCTTGAAAGCCACCAAATTTATCCACTCGGGAAATGTTATTCACAGGGACCAGAag CCTTCCAACATCTTGCTGGACAGGGACTGCTTTGTGAAGTTGTGTGATTTTGGACTGGCTCGTTCCCTGGGCCAGATTGAAAAAGATGAAGGCAACCCTGCACTTACTGAGTATGTTGCTACTCGCTGGTACCGAGCCCCTGAGATCCTGCTTGCATCAAAATG TTATACCAAGGGGGTGGACATGTGGAGCATCGGCTGCATCTTGGGAGAGATGCTCCTGGGGAAGCCTCTGTTCCCAGGAACGTCCACCGTCAACCAGATAGAGCAGATCCTGCGTGTTATTCCTCCCCCCAGCCCAGAAG atTTGGAGGCCTTTCATTCTGACTACCGAGCCTCAGTTATCAACCATGTGAGCTGCCA GCCCCAGCTGTCCCTGGAGGAGCTCATGCCTGCCTCCACCCCTGCCCAGGCCCTGGATCTTCTGAAACGGCTCTTGGTATTTAACCCCGAGAAGCGGCTAACGGCAGAGGAGGCGCTGGAGCACCCCTATGTGCAGAG GTTCCACTGTGCTGCCAAAGAGCCTGCTCTCGACTACAGTGTGACCCTCCCTCTGGCTGATGATGTGCAGCTCTCCGTGGCTGAGTATCGCAATCGAGTTTATGAG tTAATCTTGGAATGGAAGGCCAGTAGTCAAGCTCAGAAGCAGCTCCTTCAGGGAGTTCCTCTTCCGTCTGGTTCCACAGATGCCAGTTCCCCTCTCAGAGCCCACTGTCCGATGAAGGGAGGGACACAGCCTCTTCCATCCTATGGGTCTCCTCCACCTCTTGTGGCAGCTTCCCAGCGGAGAGCAAATGAGTCAAGGAACCCTTGCCCAAAGCCAAAGTTCAGCTCCACAATCTGCAGTCCTACTGTTAATGCAGCTGCCCAAA ATTTCCTGCCTGCTGGCAACGTGGCGATGGGTCCGCCTCCCTCCCGCCTTCGGCAGTATCGGAGAGCAGCGGACACCTCCGCTATTTGGGAC GTGCCGAAGGGGCCGGGGGCAAAAAGCCAGGCTGCGTCCCCCTTCAAGCCTCTTTCGTTACTCAGCCAGGCTCAGGAAGCAGCCCTCAACCAGCATCTGATGAGGAAGGGAGGCGTTCCCAGCAGGGCTGCCACAGGGCTG AATCCACAGAACCCTGAATCCCGTGGCAGGGAAGCTCATTTCTTTCTGAAGCCATGCAAGAAAATGTTCCAGGTTACAGCAAACGTCGGAATAGCTGGTGACCCCAAGGCCCACCTGGGCAGCTACTCCCAGTCCTATGGGACCATCTGCAAGTCTGCCCTCCAGAATCTGCCTGTTTCTCACCCAGTGCTTGCCCTCAGCCCCCAGCAGCTCTGA